In the Thermus antranikianii DSM 12462 genome, AGGTTCCGCATCGGAGGCCATCTCTCGGCACCCCCTTGCCCTGGCCCAGTCCTCCGCTGCCTCCACCAGGAGCCGGCCTATTCCCTGCCCTCGCCACGCGGGGGCCACGTACCAGCCCTCGAGGTAGCCCACAGGGCTGGTGGTGCACCCCTCGGCGTAGGGACGCAGGGCAACCTCCACGAAACCCACGAGGGCTCCCGCCTCCTCCGCCACAAAGGCTGCCTGATCTGAGCGGGAAAGAAGGCCCTCCACCTCCTCCCGGTCTGCACCTCCCCCCGGCCAAAGGGACGTGCGCAGGCTCAGGTAAGCGGGGACATCCTCTAGCCCCAAGGGCCGGATGTGGATGCCCCCCCTCACGGGGCTTCCTCCTCCGCGGGCCCCGGATTGCCCTCCCCACCCCCAGGGAAAGGCGCTGGGGCCTTGAGGAAGTAGCCCTGGCCCAGCGCCTGGAGATCGGCGCCTTCCACCCTACCATCCCCGTTCAGGTCCCCTTTGAGCTCCTTCCCTTCCTTGCCCCAGTCCTGGGCCATCTGGAGGAGTTCGGCAAAGGGCCTGCCCCGCTTCAAGGCCTCCCCCAGGGGTTTCCCCTCCTTGTCGTAGAAGACCACCCGGGGAAAAAGCCTGG is a window encoding:
- the aac(6') gene encoding aminoglycoside 6'-N-acetyltransferase; the protein is MRGGIHIRPLGLEDVPAYLSLRTSLWPGGGADREEVEGLLSRSDQAAFVAEEAGALVGFVEVALRPYAEGCTTSPVGYLEGWYVAPAWRGQGIGRLLVEAAEDWARARGCREMASDAEPGNLLGQEAHRRLGYQEVERLICFRKDL